From Streptomyces sp. HUAS MG91, the proteins below share one genomic window:
- the manA gene encoding mannose-6-phosphate isomerase, class I — MDRLTNTVRPYAWGSTTAIPRLIGAEPTGEPQAEMWLGAHPGAPSRTERGPLNEVIDAHPAQELGDRATAKFGPRLPFLLKLLAAGAPLSLQVHPDLVQAKEGYEDEERRGVPIDAPHRNYKDANHKPELICALTEFDGLCGFRAPEEAARLLEGLGVDSLKPYVDMLRAQPEEAALREVLTAVLSADRTEMTATVTEATAAAQRIGGAYEPYAGIAHHYPGDPGVIAAMLLNHVRLQPGEALFLGAGVPHAYLNGLGVEIMANSDNVLRCGLTPKHVDVPELLRIVRFEASDPGVLRPEATPDGEELYDTPIDEFRLSRFVLPEGGATHDLTAPTPQILLCTAGTVRAGELDLTPGGSVFVPADEKTEVSGLGTVFRATVVA, encoded by the coding sequence ATGGACCGCCTCACCAACACCGTCCGCCCCTACGCCTGGGGCTCCACCACCGCCATCCCGCGGCTCATCGGCGCCGAACCGACCGGCGAACCCCAGGCCGAGATGTGGCTGGGCGCCCACCCCGGAGCCCCCTCCCGCACCGAGCGCGGCCCGCTGAACGAGGTCATCGACGCGCACCCCGCCCAGGAACTCGGCGACCGGGCGACCGCCAAGTTCGGCCCCCGCCTGCCCTTCCTCCTCAAGCTGCTCGCGGCGGGCGCCCCCCTCTCGCTCCAGGTCCACCCCGACCTCGTACAGGCGAAGGAGGGGTACGAGGACGAGGAGAGGCGGGGCGTCCCGATCGACGCCCCCCACCGCAACTACAAGGACGCCAACCACAAGCCCGAACTCATCTGCGCGCTCACCGAGTTCGACGGCCTGTGCGGCTTCCGCGCCCCCGAGGAGGCGGCCCGGCTCCTCGAAGGCCTCGGCGTCGACAGCCTCAAGCCGTACGTCGACATGCTGCGCGCCCAGCCCGAGGAGGCCGCGCTGCGCGAGGTCCTCACCGCCGTGCTGTCCGCCGACCGCACCGAGATGACGGCCACCGTCACCGAGGCGACCGCCGCCGCCCAGCGCATCGGCGGCGCCTACGAGCCGTACGCGGGCATCGCCCACCACTACCCCGGCGACCCGGGCGTGATCGCGGCCATGCTCCTCAACCACGTACGCCTGCAGCCCGGCGAGGCGCTCTTCCTCGGCGCCGGCGTCCCGCACGCGTACCTGAACGGCCTCGGCGTCGAGATCATGGCCAACTCCGACAACGTCCTGCGCTGCGGCCTCACCCCCAAGCACGTGGACGTCCCCGAACTGCTGCGCATCGTCCGCTTCGAGGCGAGCGACCCGGGCGTCCTGCGCCCCGAGGCGACACCCGACGGGGAAGAGCTCTACGACACCCCCATCGACGAGTTCCGCCTCTCCCGTTTCGTGCTGCCCGAAGGCGGCGCGACCCACGACCTCACCGCGCCGACCCCGCAGATCCTGCTCTGCACCGCGGGCACGGTCCGGGCGGGTGAGCTCGATCTGACCCCCGGCGGATCCGTCTTCGTCCCGGCGGACGAAAAGACCGAAGTGTCCGGGCTGGGAACGGTTTTCCGCGCGACTGTCGTGGCCTGA
- a CDS encoding SIS domain-containing protein — protein sequence MFDETLLDDPDALARADRRGLLRGAAEAGARVRTAARYATEAGIAELKPDGRPRAVMIAGPGTAALGVAEFIGRLAGSACPVVRLRSTGVAPASGALRWELPGWAGSVDLLLIATPDGSEPSLALLVEQAYRRGVTVVAVCPTGAPLTETVAGAHGLFVPMATAPYDEQESPVAASAPGTLWALLTPLLALLDRTGLLSAPPEDLEKVADRLDRTAERCGPAIATYGNPAKTLASELADSLPLIWTEGAAAGPAGRRFAAALAELAGRPALAADLPEALPAHGALLTSDLAAGADPDDFFRDRVDEAQALRARVVLLRDRPTGGLSAAPAARELALSHGTAISELEPEEGSDLETLAELIAVTDFAAVYLGLASGT from the coding sequence ATGTTCGACGAAACGCTCCTGGACGACCCGGACGCGCTGGCCCGGGCCGACCGCCGCGGCCTGCTGCGCGGCGCCGCCGAGGCGGGCGCCCGCGTACGCACCGCGGCCCGCTACGCCACCGAGGCCGGCATCGCCGAGCTGAAACCGGACGGCCGCCCGCGCGCCGTCATGATCGCGGGCCCCGGCACCGCCGCCCTCGGCGTCGCCGAGTTCATCGGCCGCCTGGCGGGCTCCGCCTGCCCGGTCGTCCGGCTGCGCTCCACCGGCGTCGCCCCCGCCTCCGGCGCCCTGCGCTGGGAACTGCCCGGCTGGGCCGGCTCCGTCGACCTCCTGCTGATCGCCACCCCGGACGGCAGCGAGCCGAGCCTCGCGCTCCTGGTCGAACAGGCCTACCGCCGCGGCGTCACGGTCGTCGCGGTCTGCCCCACCGGCGCCCCGCTGACCGAGACCGTGGCCGGCGCCCACGGCCTGTTCGTACCGATGGCCACGGCCCCGTACGACGAGCAGGAGAGCCCCGTCGCGGCCTCCGCCCCCGGCACCCTGTGGGCCCTGCTCACCCCCCTGCTCGCGCTGCTCGACCGCACCGGCCTGCTCAGCGCGCCCCCGGAGGACCTGGAGAAGGTCGCCGACCGCCTCGACCGCACCGCCGAACGCTGCGGCCCGGCCATCGCCACGTACGGCAATCCGGCCAAGACGCTCGCCTCCGAGCTCGCCGACTCGCTGCCGCTGATCTGGACCGAGGGCGCCGCCGCGGGCCCCGCGGGCCGCCGGTTCGCCGCCGCGCTCGCCGAGCTGGCCGGCCGCCCGGCGCTCGCCGCCGACCTGCCCGAGGCGCTGCCGGCCCATGGCGCGCTCCTGACGAGCGACCTCGCCGCGGGCGCCGACCCCGACGACTTCTTCCGCGACCGCGTCGACGAGGCCCAGGCCCTGCGCGCCCGCGTCGTCCTGCTCCGCGACCGGCCCACCGGCGGCCTCAGCGCCGCCCCCGCCGCCCGCGAACTCGCGCTCTCGCACGGCACCGCCATCAGCGAGCTGGAGCCCGAGGAGGGCAGCGACCTGGAGACCCTCGCGGAGCTGATCGCCGTCACGGATTTCGCCGCCGTTTACCTGGGCCTCGCCTCCGGTACGTGA
- a CDS encoding Trm112 family protein, giving the protein MPLEAGLLEILACPACHAPLKEVEAELICTSKDCGLAYPVRDGIPVLLVDEARRPA; this is encoded by the coding sequence ATGCCGCTCGAAGCCGGCCTCCTGGAGATCCTCGCCTGCCCGGCCTGCCACGCCCCCCTCAAGGAGGTCGAAGCCGAGCTGATCTGCACCTCCAAGGACTGCGGCCTGGCCTACCCGGTCCGCGACGGCATCCCCGTCCTCCTCGTCGACGAGGCCCGCCGCCCCGCGTAA